The Saxibacter everestensis genome has a window encoding:
- a CDS encoding GNAT family N-acetyltransferase has protein sequence MSTTDQPNGDQQPDIAVAHNPEQHRYELRDGNSVIGFTAYRLAAEERQMVFVHTEVDPGYEGRGLAQRLAKFALDDVREQGKRVVPVCSFIAGFLAKDHSFDDIVDQPQGSGSA, from the coding sequence ATGTCCACGACTGATCAACCGAATGGCGACCAGCAGCCCGATATCGCCGTGGCGCACAACCCCGAACAACACAGGTACGAGCTGCGGGACGGCAACTCGGTGATTGGCTTCACCGCCTACCGCCTGGCCGCCGAGGAACGGCAGATGGTCTTCGTCCATACCGAGGTCGATCCCGGCTACGAAGGCAGGGGCCTCGCACAGCGTCTGGCAAAGTTCGCACTGGACGACGTGCGGGAGCAGGGCAAGCGGGTGGTGCCGGTGTGCTCGTTCATCGCCGGCTTCCTGGCCAAGGACCACTCGTTCGACGACATCGTGGATCAGCCGCAGGGATCCGGATCAGCGTAG
- a CDS encoding pirin family protein gives MSNLEARPKPLLCAERLEAARPMAQVIEPRDVPLGGIRAMTVRRTLPTRDRSLIGAWCFLDHYGPDDVALTGGMKVPPHPHTGLQTVSWLFSGEVEHKDSAGHQAMVRPGELNLMTAGRGINHSEFSTPETTILHGVQLWTALPDAHRFTDPGFEHYVPKPVTGPGYELRVFLGSLAGDESPVRTFSPLLGAEVTVCAGSTAVFATNIDFEHGVLIDAGTAQVAGREVQPGQLAYLAPGMNRLEITAGDSASRLLLLGGKPLGESITMWWNFIGRSHDEIEHFRSAWQELLEEDAVSRHSRLDAVSRHSRPEGGSRHDDLVEPAAAVRRDPAPAQFGGLVGADALPAPELPNVTLKPRR, from the coding sequence ATGAGCAACCTGGAGGCTCGACCGAAGCCGCTGTTGTGTGCGGAGCGGTTGGAAGCCGCGCGGCCCATGGCGCAGGTCATCGAGCCGCGCGACGTTCCGTTGGGCGGCATCCGCGCGATGACCGTGCGGCGGACGCTGCCGACCCGGGATCGCTCACTGATCGGCGCCTGGTGCTTTCTGGATCACTACGGCCCGGATGACGTCGCGTTGACCGGCGGCATGAAAGTGCCGCCGCATCCGCACACCGGCCTGCAGACGGTGAGCTGGCTGTTCTCCGGCGAGGTCGAACATAAGGACAGCGCGGGTCATCAGGCGATGGTCCGCCCGGGCGAACTGAACCTGATGACCGCAGGCCGCGGCATCAACCATTCGGAGTTTTCCACCCCTGAGACGACGATCCTGCATGGCGTCCAGTTGTGGACCGCACTGCCGGACGCGCACCGCTTCACCGATCCGGGCTTCGAACACTATGTTCCAAAGCCGGTGACCGGGCCGGGTTACGAACTGCGGGTCTTCCTCGGCTCGTTGGCCGGCGACGAGTCCCCCGTCCGCACCTTCTCGCCTCTGCTCGGTGCGGAAGTCACCGTGTGCGCCGGAAGCACGGCGGTTTTCGCAACGAACATCGACTTCGAGCACGGTGTGCTTATCGATGCCGGGACCGCGCAGGTCGCCGGTCGCGAGGTGCAGCCGGGGCAACTCGCCTATCTGGCGCCGGGAATGAACCGGCTCGAGATCACGGCCGGCGACTCAGCATCGAGGCTCCTGCTGCTCGGCGGCAAACCCCTAGGGGAGTCAATCACCATGTGGTGGAATTTCATCGGTCGCAGTCACGACGAGATTGAACACTTCCGATCGGCATGGCAGGAACTCCTGGAGGAGGACGCCGTCTCGCGGCATTCCCGGCTGGACGCCGTCTCGCGGCATTCCCGGCCGGAGGGCGGGTCGCGGCACGATGACCTGGTTGAGCCTGCTGCTGCCGTCCGGCGAGACCCAGCTCCCGCCCAATTCGGTGGTCTGGTTGGCGCGGATGCCTTGCCGGCGCCGGAACTACCGAACGTCACGCTTAAACCCCGGCGCTAA
- the hpaD gene encoding 3,4-dihydroxyphenylacetate 2,3-dioxygenase, with the protein MSTPSQNSQDRSANLPPAPDVIRAASAELIVSDLAASRAFYVDVLRLVVTEETDDAIYLRSFEEYLHHSLVLRKGPVPACAALSYRVRSAAELDVAQTYYQALGVPVRRLSAGTKRGIGEIVAIEDPLGFPVEFFYDAEHVERFTQRYDVHGAGAIARLDHFNVVTPDIAAARSYYEGLDFKVSEDIQDSDHTVYAAWMYRKATVHDVALTGGDGPRLHHIAFSTNERHQILHICDQLGALRQSDKIERGPGRHGVSNAFYLYLRDPDGHRIEIYTQDYYTGDPDNPVITWDVHDNQRRDWWGTPVVPSWYAEASPVLNLDGEVADIVERVESSEAALTIGADGFSYTRRDDGSKEGVKLGEQV; encoded by the coding sequence ATGTCCACCCCGAGCCAGAATTCCCAGGACCGATCGGCGAACCTGCCGCCGGCCCCGGACGTCATCCGTGCGGCGTCCGCCGAACTCATCGTCAGCGATCTCGCGGCGTCCCGCGCGTTCTACGTGGATGTGCTCCGGCTCGTCGTCACCGAGGAGACCGACGACGCGATCTACCTTCGGAGCTTCGAAGAGTACCTGCACCACTCGCTCGTGCTGCGAAAAGGCCCGGTGCCGGCCTGCGCCGCGCTTAGCTACCGGGTACGAAGTGCCGCAGAACTGGATGTCGCACAGACCTATTACCAGGCGCTCGGCGTTCCGGTTCGGCGACTGTCGGCTGGCACGAAGCGCGGCATCGGTGAGATCGTCGCCATCGAGGATCCGCTCGGTTTTCCGGTGGAGTTCTTTTACGATGCCGAGCATGTCGAGCGGTTCACCCAGCGCTATGACGTGCATGGCGCCGGCGCGATTGCGCGGCTCGACCATTTCAACGTGGTCACTCCGGATATAGCCGCGGCTCGCAGCTATTACGAGGGTCTCGATTTCAAGGTGTCCGAAGACATCCAGGATTCGGACCATACCGTGTACGCCGCGTGGATGTACCGGAAGGCAACGGTGCACGACGTCGCGCTGACCGGCGGCGACGGGCCCCGACTGCACCATATTGCGTTCTCGACGAACGAGCGGCACCAGATTCTGCACATCTGCGACCAGCTGGGTGCGTTGCGCCAGTCGGACAAGATCGAACGCGGTCCGGGCCGGCACGGAGTGTCGAATGCCTTCTACCTCTACCTTCGCGACCCGGACGGCCACCGGATCGAGATCTACACCCAGGACTATTACACCGGCGACCCGGATAACCCGGTGATCACCTGGGACGTTCATGACAACCAGCGCCGTGACTGGTGGGGAACGCCCGTCGTGCCGTCCTGGTACGCGGAGGCCTCACCCGTGCTGAACCTTGACGGAGAGGTCGCCGACATAGTGGAACGAGTGGAATCGTCAGAGGCTGCCTTGACGATCGGGGCAGATGGCTTCTCCTACACGCGCAGGGATGACGGGAGTAAGGAAGGCGTGAAGCTCGGCGAGCAGGTGTAG
- the hpaE gene encoding 5-carboxymethyl-2-hydroxymuconate semialdehyde dehydrogenase, whose product MTHFVPDNLPDHLQHYIDGEFRDSIGGATFEVLDPVTNTAYATAAAGQKEDIDLAVAAATRAFKEGPWPTMKPRERARVLNNIADAVEGQDRALAEMETFDTGLPISQALGQARRAAENFRFFADVIVSLTDDAFKVPGSQINYVNRKPVGVAGLITPWNTPFMLESWKLAPALASGCTVVLKPAEFTPLSASLWAKIFEDAGLPKGVFNLVGGIGEEAGAALVAHPDVPLISFTGETTTGQVIYRSCADNLKSMSMELGGKSPVVVFDDADLDAAIDSALFGVFSLNGERCTAGSRILVDRNIYDEFCVRYAERADRIVVGDPHDADTEVGALVHPEHYAKVMSYVELGKQEGRLIAGGARPEDLPEGNYVRPTVFADVKPDARVFQEEIFGPVVTITPFDSETEALDLANNVKYGLAAYVWTNDLQRGHRVSQGIEAGMVWMNSHNVRDLRTPFGGVKASGLGQEGGQRSINFYTEEQAVHLTLGAVHTPKFGAK is encoded by the coding sequence ATGACACATTTCGTTCCCGACAATCTGCCGGATCATCTGCAGCACTACATCGACGGCGAGTTCCGCGACTCCATCGGCGGCGCGACATTCGAGGTGCTCGATCCGGTGACGAACACCGCCTACGCAACGGCGGCGGCCGGCCAGAAGGAAGACATCGACCTCGCCGTCGCCGCGGCCACCCGCGCGTTCAAGGAAGGCCCGTGGCCGACCATGAAGCCACGCGAGCGTGCCCGGGTATTGAACAACATTGCCGACGCCGTCGAGGGCCAGGACCGTGCGCTGGCCGAAATGGAAACCTTCGACACCGGCCTGCCGATCAGCCAGGCGCTGGGCCAGGCCCGCCGGGCGGCGGAGAACTTCCGGTTCTTCGCCGACGTCATCGTGTCGCTGACCGATGACGCGTTCAAGGTTCCGGGAAGCCAGATCAACTATGTGAACCGTAAGCCGGTCGGTGTCGCCGGGCTGATCACGCCCTGGAACACGCCGTTCATGTTGGAGAGTTGGAAGCTGGCGCCGGCGTTGGCCTCCGGCTGCACCGTTGTGCTGAAGCCGGCAGAATTCACGCCGCTCTCGGCGTCCCTCTGGGCGAAGATCTTCGAGGACGCCGGCCTGCCGAAGGGCGTATTCAACCTGGTCGGCGGCATCGGCGAGGAAGCCGGGGCAGCTCTCGTGGCACATCCCGACGTTCCGCTGATCTCGTTCACGGGTGAGACCACCACGGGTCAGGTGATCTACCGATCCTGTGCCGACAACCTCAAGTCGATGTCGATGGAACTCGGCGGAAAGTCGCCCGTCGTCGTGTTCGACGATGCCGACCTGGACGCCGCCATCGACTCTGCGCTGTTCGGCGTCTTCTCGCTGAACGGTGAGCGTTGCACCGCGGGCTCCCGCATCCTGGTGGACCGCAACATCTATGACGAGTTCTGCGTCCGCTACGCCGAACGCGCCGACCGGATCGTGGTGGGCGACCCGCACGATGCCGACACCGAGGTCGGGGCGCTCGTCCATCCGGAGCACTACGCGAAGGTGATGAGCTATGTCGAACTCGGCAAGCAGGAAGGCCGGCTGATCGCCGGAGGAGCCCGGCCGGAGGATCTGCCGGAGGGCAACTATGTCCGGCCGACAGTTTTCGCCGACGTCAAGCCCGACGCCCGGGTGTTCCAGGAGGAAATCTTCGGGCCGGTGGTCACTATCACGCCTTTCGATTCCGAAACCGAAGCGCTCGACCTTGCGAACAACGTGAAGTACGGCCTGGCCGCTTATGTGTGGACCAACGACCTGCAGCGCGGCCACCGCGTCTCGCAGGGAATCGAGGCCGGGATGGTCTGGATGAACTCGCACAATGTGCGCGATCTCCGCACTCCGTTCGGCGGAGTCAAAGCTTCGGGCCTCGGCCAGGAAGGTGGCCAGCGCTCAATCAATTTCTACACCGAGGAACAGGCCGTTCACCTCACCCTCGGTGCCGTGCATACGCCGAAATTCGGCGCCAAATAA
- the dapA gene encoding 4-hydroxy-tetrahydrodipicolinate synthase, protein MKFRTDPGQIKGSIAPVITPFTDDGAVDIESLKGLVRWQLASGSHGISFGGSTGEPSSQTISERAAGIRAVAEEIDDRVPFVPGTGSTKLDETLELTSLASEAGADAALIITPYYARPTQEALYTWYATVAREFPDLPIIAYNVPSRTAVEIAPETVSRLFTDFDNFVGIKETTKDFEHFSKVMGACGPDLLVWSGIEALCLPLLPLGGVGFVSALANIAPAAVAEMYTAYQDGDIARAREIHFAVQPLVDLLFVETNPAPAKWLLKQRGLLASDHVRPPLIPLTPAGQHKVAELAKAAESYLTQPPTPASV, encoded by the coding sequence ATGAAGTTTCGTACCGATCCAGGCCAGATCAAGGGCTCGATTGCGCCCGTCATCACGCCATTCACCGACGATGGCGCCGTCGATATCGAGTCGCTGAAGGGGCTGGTTCGCTGGCAGTTGGCGAGCGGGTCTCACGGTATTTCCTTCGGCGGGTCCACGGGCGAACCATCGTCCCAGACCATCTCCGAGCGCGCCGCCGGGATCCGTGCCGTGGCGGAGGAAATCGACGACCGGGTGCCGTTCGTCCCTGGCACCGGCTCAACGAAGCTCGACGAAACCCTCGAGCTGACCTCACTGGCCAGCGAAGCGGGTGCGGATGCCGCGCTGATCATCACTCCGTACTACGCCCGACCGACCCAGGAGGCGCTGTACACCTGGTACGCGACCGTCGCACGGGAATTCCCGGACCTGCCGATCATCGCCTACAACGTGCCTTCCCGCACCGCGGTTGAAATTGCCCCCGAAACGGTCTCGAGGTTGTTCACCGACTTCGACAACTTCGTCGGCATCAAGGAGACAACGAAGGACTTCGAACACTTCTCCAAGGTGATGGGCGCCTGCGGGCCCGACCTCCTGGTCTGGTCCGGCATCGAGGCGCTCTGCCTGCCATTGCTTCCACTCGGCGGGGTCGGCTTCGTCTCTGCCCTGGCCAACATCGCCCCGGCCGCCGTGGCCGAGATGTACACCGCCTATCAGGACGGCGATATTGCCCGGGCCCGTGAAATTCACTTCGCGGTGCAGCCGCTTGTCGACCTGCTCTTCGTCGAGACCAACCCGGCACCGGCCAAGTGGTTGCTCAAGCAGCGGGGACTACTGGCGAGCGATCATGTCCGGCCGCCGTTGATTCCGCTCACTCCCGCCGGGCAGCACAAAGTAGCTGAGCTGGCCAAGGCCGCCGAAAGCTACCTGACCCAGCCGCCGACCCCGGCATCCGTCTAG
- a CDS encoding GntR family transcriptional regulator, with translation MTTDAAPVAPSSSATSEAAAPSPPATSEAAAPLPPAAAPAISVAPSISKAETAYRAIRSRITDGSFSPGYRLTLSKLATDLGVSVVPVREAIRRLEAESLVVFERNIGATVAGINTTEYEWTMQTLGVVEGAATALAAELISQEDLARARGINDEMRRCLENFDPQRFTRLNNELHELLYSPCPNEHLKDLASRGWARLALMRSSIFSFVPGRAANSVAEHDHILDLIAASASPAEIESAVRHHRYATLHAFLDHERTQK, from the coding sequence ATGACCACCGACGCAGCCCCCGTCGCGCCGTCGTCGTCCGCAACCTCGGAGGCTGCCGCACCGTCGCCGCCCGCAACCTCGGAGGCCGCCGCACCGCTACCGCCGGCAGCCGCGCCTGCGATATCCGTCGCTCCATCGATATCCAAGGCCGAGACCGCCTACCGCGCGATCCGCAGCAGGATCACGGATGGCAGCTTCTCTCCGGGCTACCGGCTCACGTTGAGCAAGCTGGCCACGGACCTTGGCGTGTCCGTGGTTCCGGTTCGGGAGGCTATCCGGCGCCTGGAGGCGGAATCACTCGTCGTCTTCGAACGCAATATCGGCGCAACTGTCGCCGGTATCAACACCACCGAATATGAGTGGACGATGCAGACGCTCGGCGTCGTGGAAGGCGCCGCCACTGCCCTCGCGGCAGAGCTCATCAGCCAGGAGGATCTGGCCCGGGCGCGCGGGATCAACGACGAAATGCGTCGTTGCCTTGAGAACTTCGATCCGCAACGGTTCACCCGGCTGAACAACGAACTGCACGAACTGCTCTATTCGCCCTGCCCCAACGAGCACCTCAAAGACCTGGCATCCCGGGGCTGGGCGCGCCTGGCCCTGATGCGCTCGTCCATTTTCTCATTCGTGCCCGGCCGGGCGGCGAACTCCGTGGCCGAGCACGATCACATCCTCGACCTGATAGCCGCCAGCGCCAGCCCGGCGGAAATCGAGTCTGCCGTCCGGCACCACCGCTATGCCACCCTGCACGCTTTTCTTGATCACGAGAGGACCCAGAAATGA
- a CDS encoding fumarylacetoacetate hydrolase family protein: MMLGHRPGKVFAVHLNYKSRAAQRGRTPEQASYFFKPASSLSGSGEVARPEGTELLGFEGEIAVVIGAPARNVSPEDGWSHIGWVTASNDLGLYDLRYADKGSNVRSKGGDGFTPLGPELLDARRVRPDGLRIRTWLDGELVQDDTTAELLFDFGHLVADLSRMSTLEAGDVILTGTPAGASVAEPGQVISVEVSSLDDEELSTGKLETRVVSGPPLGECGSPAKPDDAARADAYGTESGPAATSAAALRIETSATAAASPAATSAATTPATSPEAVAPAGLSATQRERLGKVAVATLSAQLRKRGYDTVSLDGVHPLTPGTTIIGTARTLRYVPFRKDLFAAKGGGHNAQKRAIDTVNEGEVLVMEARGHSEAGTLGDILAARAQLRGAAGIITDGAVRDAAAVADLGLPVYSSGRHPAVLGRRHVPWDTDITISCGGATVQPGDIIVGNDDGVLVIPPALLDEVLADSEQQEHEEAFILEQVQSGRSVDGLYPLTKESRAEYEDWAQRRGDRPQPLAESPSGNQS; the protein is encoded by the coding sequence ATGATGCTGGGCCATCGCCCGGGCAAGGTTTTCGCCGTGCATCTCAATTACAAGTCCCGCGCCGCTCAGCGGGGACGCACCCCCGAGCAGGCGTCGTACTTCTTCAAGCCGGCATCGTCGCTCTCCGGCTCGGGTGAGGTCGCCCGCCCCGAGGGCACCGAGCTGCTCGGATTCGAGGGCGAGATCGCGGTCGTGATCGGCGCGCCGGCTCGTAACGTCAGCCCGGAGGACGGCTGGAGCCACATCGGGTGGGTCACCGCCTCGAACGATCTCGGGCTCTACGACCTCCGGTACGCGGACAAGGGCTCGAATGTGCGCAGCAAGGGCGGCGACGGCTTCACCCCGCTCGGCCCGGAGCTCCTCGACGCGCGCCGGGTACGTCCGGACGGCTTGAGGATCCGCACCTGGCTGGACGGCGAACTCGTCCAGGACGACACAACGGCCGAGCTGCTTTTCGACTTCGGCCACCTGGTCGCCGACCTGTCCCGGATGTCCACCCTCGAAGCCGGAGACGTGATCCTGACCGGCACACCGGCCGGGGCGTCGGTGGCCGAACCAGGTCAGGTAATTTCGGTCGAAGTGAGCTCCCTCGACGATGAAGAGCTGAGCACCGGCAAGCTTGAAACCCGGGTGGTTTCCGGCCCACCGCTTGGCGAGTGCGGGTCACCAGCCAAACCGGACGACGCTGCCCGTGCCGATGCCTACGGCACGGAGTCAGGCCCCGCGGCGACCTCCGCGGCTGCCCTTCGCATCGAGACATCCGCGACCGCGGCCGCCAGTCCCGCAGCAACATCCGCGGCCACCACTCCCGCGACATCACCCGAGGCCGTTGCACCAGCCGGCCTCAGCGCCACGCAGCGCGAACGCCTCGGCAAGGTCGCCGTCGCCACCCTGTCCGCCCAGCTGCGCAAGCGCGGCTACGACACGGTGAGCCTGGACGGCGTCCACCCGCTGACCCCCGGAACCACGATCATCGGCACTGCCCGCACGCTCCGCTACGTCCCCTTCCGCAAGGACCTGTTCGCCGCCAAGGGTGGCGGCCACAACGCGCAAAAACGCGCCATCGACACCGTCAACGAGGGCGAAGTGCTCGTGATGGAGGCCCGCGGCCACTCCGAGGCCGGAACCCTCGGCGATATCCTCGCCGCCCGCGCCCAGCTCCGCGGCGCCGCAGGCATCATCACGGATGGCGCTGTGCGGGATGCCGCCGCCGTCGCCGACCTTGGCCTGCCGGTGTACTCGAGCGGTCGGCATCCTGCCGTGCTCGGACGACGTCACGTGCCCTGGGATACCGACATCACGATCTCTTGCGGCGGCGCGACCGTTCAGCCGGGCGACATCATCGTCGGCAACGATGACGGCGTGCTCGTCATCCCGCCGGCGCTGCTCGACGAGGTGCTTGCAGACTCCGAACAGCAGGAGCACGAGGAAGCGTTCATCCTCGAACAGGTGCAGTCCGGTCGTTCGGTCGACGGGCTCTACCCGCTGACCAAGGAATCCCGCGCCGAGTATGAGGACTGGGCTCAGCGTCGCGGTGACCGGCCGCAGCCGCTGGCCGAGTCGCCGTCCGGGAACCAGTCATGA
- a CDS encoding NAD(P)-dependent oxidoreductase codes for MKIAVIGATGMAGSRIAAEAARRGHAVSGFSRSGGSDERSPDGFELFTANATDPKVMSRIAAQHDVIVLATRPAPGTEDDANRLVTTVLDAALNLGRRVVVIGGAGPLQSPDCSGQLVIDDPRFVPQQWRTIAQASLDQFNACTTHPADWTYLSPPALFGPGTRTGSYRRGGNQILIDVNGDSRISAEDLAIAALDEIENPQPGLRHFTVAY; via the coding sequence ATGAAGATCGCCGTTATCGGAGCAACAGGGATGGCGGGCTCTCGCATCGCTGCAGAAGCAGCCCGGCGAGGACACGCCGTCTCCGGATTCTCCCGATCAGGAGGCAGCGACGAACGATCGCCCGACGGATTCGAATTGTTCACCGCCAATGCGACCGATCCGAAGGTCATGAGCCGCATTGCGGCACAGCATGACGTCATCGTGCTCGCTACCAGGCCAGCCCCCGGGACGGAAGACGATGCCAACCGCCTGGTGACCACAGTTCTGGACGCAGCCTTGAACCTCGGGCGTCGAGTCGTTGTGATCGGCGGCGCGGGCCCACTCCAGAGCCCCGACTGCTCAGGCCAACTCGTGATCGACGACCCGCGTTTCGTCCCCCAACAGTGGCGAACCATCGCGCAGGCCAGCCTCGACCAATTCAACGCCTGCACAACACATCCAGCGGACTGGACCTACCTGAGCCCGCCTGCGCTATTCGGGCCGGGCACGCGCACAGGGTCCTACCGGCGCGGAGGAAATCAGATCCTCATCGACGTCAACGGAGATTCACGGATTTCAGCCGAAGATCTCGCCATCGCCGCCCTTGACGAAATCGAGAACCCGCAACCCGGTCTACGCCACTTCACCGTTGCGTATTAG
- a CDS encoding EamA family transporter — protein sequence MDKFRITLLTAVAPAVWGTTYIVTTELLPTGQPLFASLVRALPAGLLAIALTRALPTGAWWWKSAVLGVLNIGAFFPLLFIAAYHLPGGVAATLGAVQPLVVAILVIFVLREPFSAWRLWWGIVGVIGVALVVLRSTATLDAVGVTVGLLSAVFMGFGVTLTKKWGRPTGVPPMGLAGWQLTAGGLVLLPVTLLFEGVPASIDSTALAGYAWLGLIGGLLTYTLWFSGIARLPAASVAVLGLLSPLVAAALGAVLLGQTLGAVQMVGFALALTAIAAGQIAPGRKPPTATSTNANQPAIAAAQTKGAS from the coding sequence GTGGACAAATTCCGGATCACGTTGCTCACAGCGGTTGCGCCCGCGGTATGGGGGACGACGTACATCGTGACGACCGAGCTACTGCCCACCGGGCAGCCACTGTTCGCCTCGCTGGTGCGGGCATTGCCCGCAGGGCTGCTCGCGATCGCACTGACCCGCGCACTGCCCACGGGTGCCTGGTGGTGGAAGTCTGCCGTGCTGGGCGTGCTAAACATCGGCGCCTTCTTCCCGCTGCTGTTCATCGCCGCCTACCACCTGCCCGGCGGTGTGGCCGCCACATTAGGAGCCGTGCAACCCCTTGTCGTCGCCATCCTCGTCATATTCGTCCTGCGCGAGCCGTTCTCCGCATGGCGACTGTGGTGGGGGATCGTCGGAGTCATCGGCGTCGCCCTGGTCGTGCTGCGCTCCACAGCGACGCTCGACGCGGTCGGCGTGACTGTCGGGCTACTGAGCGCGGTGTTCATGGGATTCGGTGTCACTCTCACCAAGAAATGGGGTCGGCCCACGGGGGTGCCCCCGATGGGCCTTGCGGGATGGCAGCTAACAGCTGGAGGACTTGTTCTCCTGCCCGTCACGCTGCTCTTCGAGGGCGTCCCCGCAAGCATCGACAGCACAGCACTGGCCGGTTACGCCTGGCTCGGGCTGATCGGCGGCCTGCTCACCTACACACTGTGGTTCAGCGGCATCGCCCGCCTCCCGGCTGCCTCGGTCGCCGTTCTCGGACTGCTCTCACCACTGGTCGCCGCAGCTCTCGGAGCAGTCCTCCTTGGCCAGACCCTCGGCGCAGTGCAGATGGTCGGATTCGCCCTTGCCTTGACGGCTATCGCTGCCGGTCAGATCGCCCCCGGCAGAAAACCACCTACGGCCACGAGCACCAACGCCAATCAGCCGGCGATCGCCGCCGCACAGACAAAGGGTGCATCATGA